A window of the Candidatus Nitrosotalea okcheonensis genome harbors these coding sequences:
- a CDS encoding CBS domain-containing protein, translating to MVRGFLTDLHDLIYDKMKNHNKKESILFSPSTLGKDLNHCTIEEILPHLLVCSSMATIESKEKVWVATSMLVRFLATHTNNLVVMENDTPVGMVGSREVLQGLYSNPNHAFFSEQAVNNIMNRDLEMVSAKMRVYDLLKRMNDIRRDFALVQTTDGEFSTISARRLLEVGILCDTRIKVADIPSKKVVTFQKEDSIGFLIGEMLRNNTDVVILEKTPLFVTPQMIFEKISELNYLEDVDDFLDSKASILNLKNGRIISDNITVPEMCKIMLGMKNAFVMTQNNVLTPWDVITTLA from the coding sequence ATGGTCAGGGGATTCTTAACCGATTTACATGACTTGATATATGATAAAATGAAAAATCACAATAAAAAAGAGTCAATACTTTTTTCTCCTTCCACATTGGGCAAGGATCTCAATCATTGTACAATTGAGGAGATTTTACCACACTTGTTGGTATGTTCATCAATGGCAACAATTGAAAGTAAGGAAAAAGTTTGGGTAGCAACATCCATGTTAGTACGCTTTCTTGCAACGCATACCAATAATTTGGTAGTGATGGAAAACGATACTCCAGTTGGAATGGTTGGAAGTAGAGAAGTTTTACAAGGCCTGTATTCAAACCCGAATCATGCTTTTTTTTCAGAACAGGCAGTAAACAACATAATGAACAGAGATTTAGAAATGGTATCAGCAAAAATGCGAGTTTATGATTTACTAAAAAGAATGAATGACATTAGAAGAGATTTTGCATTAGTGCAAACAACAGATGGTGAATTTTCAACAATTTCAGCAAGACGACTACTAGAGGTTGGAATACTGTGTGACACAAGAATAAAAGTTGCAGACATACCATCAAAAAAAGTTGTTACTTTTCAAAAAGAGGATAGCATAGGTTTTCTAATAGGTGAAATGTTAAGAAATAATACTGATGTTGTGATCTTGGAGAAAACACCATTATTTGTTACTCCGCAGATGATATTTGAAAAAATATCTGAATTAAACTATCTTGAGGATGTTGACGACTTTCTGGATTCTAAGGCAAGCATATTGAATTTGAAGAATGGTCGAATAATATCTGACAATATCACAGTACCTGAGATGTGTAAGATAATGTTAGGAATGAAAAATGCATTTGTAATGACACAGAATAACGTATTGACTCCTTGGGATGTTATTACAACATTAGCATAG
- a CDS encoding matrixin family metalloprotease translates to MTQRMQTRENSIKHLRSHLEHLTNELNKTTEYIQLLELQDEVKSEKEQLDFEPKQEISELLQKQNMVSHEIILVKKRIQKLSAKAILKVELLILPIVVILLFFVAENYVIQPSGTDSHIKTRYVTENLQGGTLNDFKYWNISTQMPLVVNIENSAKVSNQKINAVEKSIMSTETMSGDTSQAYHSNSGITKYFIGWQGALQATSHTKHYIPERFNIIQSPNGDGQIVITLSTIKNTDGYNGITKTIVSGNQILKVFITIYDAGNLTDTQIESIVRHEFGHALGLPSTSNMEDLMRESISTDNSYISECDINALEKLYNGTKPPSDFCNIA, encoded by the coding sequence ATGACCCAAAGAATGCAAACCAGGGAAAATTCCATAAAACACTTACGTAGTCATCTTGAACATTTAACAAACGAGCTTAACAAGACCACAGAGTACATCCAACTATTAGAACTACAAGATGAAGTAAAATCAGAAAAAGAGCAACTAGATTTTGAACCCAAACAAGAAATCAGTGAATTACTACAAAAACAAAACATGGTTTCACACGAAATCATACTAGTTAAAAAAAGAATTCAGAAGCTGAGTGCAAAAGCTATACTCAAGGTAGAATTGTTGATATTGCCCATTGTGGTCATCTTGCTATTTTTTGTGGCAGAAAATTATGTAATTCAACCATCAGGCACAGATTCACACATAAAAACGCGGTACGTGACAGAAAACCTTCAAGGAGGTACGCTAAACGACTTCAAATATTGGAATATCAGCACACAAATGCCATTGGTTGTAAATATAGAAAACAGTGCCAAGGTAAGCAACCAAAAGATTAATGCAGTAGAAAAATCAATAATGTCAACAGAAACAATGTCGGGAGATACTTCTCAGGCATATCATTCAAATTCTGGAATCACAAAATATTTCATCGGGTGGCAAGGTGCACTACAGGCTACATCTCACACAAAACACTACATTCCAGAGAGGTTCAACATAATCCAGTCCCCTAATGGTGATGGCCAGATAGTCATAACACTTTCCACAATCAAGAACACTGATGGATACAATGGAATTACAAAAACAATAGTAAGCGGCAACCAGATACTAAAGGTATTCATCACCATATATGATGCCGGTAATCTGACTGATACTCAAATAGAATCCATCGTAAGACATGAATTTGGGCATGCACTAGGTTTACCATCTACAAGTAATATGGAAGATCTCATGCGTGAATCAATTTCAACAGATAATTCATACATATCAGAGTGTGACATCAACGCACTAGAGAAATTATACAACGGTACAAAACCTCCTAGTGATTTTTGCAATATTGCATAG
- a CDS encoding response regulator, with the protein MHILIAEDEKDLLDQYKDMLEDKGHKVTISKNGDECVKIYRVEYENNKKSNDLLPPFDAVILDYQMPLKNGLDTAKEILEMNSHQRIIFASGFVQETFFESIKNLKQITEIMKKPFHLQALVDTLEDKEIYQKLEKLNVDIAAIKELNPSHAQIKAYFDVLCQLQKGRTF; encoded by the coding sequence ATGCACATTCTGATAGCCGAAGATGAAAAAGATCTTCTGGATCAATATAAAGACATGCTGGAAGACAAAGGTCACAAGGTGACAATCTCTAAGAATGGGGACGAATGTGTTAAAATTTATCGTGTAGAATATGAAAATAATAAAAAATCAAATGATCTTCTTCCTCCGTTTGACGCCGTTATTTTGGATTACCAGATGCCGCTAAAAAACGGGCTTGATACAGCAAAAGAAATTCTGGAAATGAACTCGCACCAGAGGATAATATTTGCCTCGGGTTTTGTTCAAGAGACTTTTTTTGAATCTATAAAAAATCTCAAGCAAATAACAGAGATAATGAAAAAACCATTTCACCTACAAGCATTGGTGGATACGCTGGAAGACAAGGAGATTTATCAAAAACTTGAGAAACTAAACGTGGATATAGCTGCAATTAAAGAACTCAATCCATCTCATGCTCAGATTAAAGCATATTTTGATGTATTATGTCAGTTACAAAAGGGACGAACATTCTAA
- a CDS encoding YncE family protein, whose translation MNNQKYVFIISIIVASSLSAHLAYAATSIDIGWGSRGIGINPTTNKIYAINSVTGVLDTIDGFTNKVVDHIQLNQGSILPDTGAARVDVNPTTNIIYVTDRLRGNVISINGSTDKVIANVAVANNPWGVTVNPATNQIYVTNLLSNSVSVINGETNSLITNIPVQSGPWGIVVNPTTNRIYVANSLSNSVSVIDGSNNSVIDTIHADGGPWGIAVNPVTNLVYVSHWGAGVVSVINGTNNHVIVDIPTNAGSWGIVTNPLTNKIFQTNEQTGEIFEIDGNTNTVINKFNSGIAAQYLAINPVTNKLYVSSLFSNNLEVIDIPTVNTGQPLPSNYTSQFPSYANMTNVIKITPQQLANLIGNNTNLSITPKQLSEMMGNSTNLNMSPEQLSKILGNDSALSKYLNSTTLQDSEMTITPKQLSEMMGNSTNLNMSPEQLSKILGDNATLDLTPNTLQEFLNNKTMGNFNASLSFSPSELANLTKSLDRIKESNFTGINQTSFNDTLLHVICIVKSGELSKLFDSMAIPLSSCQIKE comes from the coding sequence TTGAACAATCAGAAATACGTATTCATAATAAGTATTATTGTAGCAAGCAGCCTTTCAGCCCACCTAGCATACGCAGCGACCAGCATAGACATTGGCTGGGGAAGCAGAGGAATAGGGATCAATCCTACTACAAATAAAATATATGCCATAAACTCAGTCACAGGTGTTCTAGATACGATTGATGGCTTTACAAACAAGGTTGTAGACCACATTCAACTCAATCAAGGATCAATACTTCCAGACACTGGAGCAGCACGTGTTGATGTAAATCCCACTACAAATATTATTTATGTAACAGATAGACTAAGGGGCAATGTCATATCCATAAACGGAAGCACTGACAAGGTAATTGCAAATGTAGCGGTAGCGAACAATCCGTGGGGAGTTACCGTGAATCCAGCTACCAACCAGATTTATGTTACAAATCTACTTTCAAATTCAGTCTCTGTAATTAACGGCGAGACAAACAGTTTGATCACAAACATCCCAGTGCAAAGCGGACCATGGGGGATTGTTGTAAACCCAACAACCAATCGCATTTATGTTGCAAATAGTCTCTCAAATTCGGTTTCAGTCATAGATGGTTCTAACAATAGTGTAATTGACACAATACATGCTGATGGAGGTCCGTGGGGAATTGCAGTCAATCCAGTAACCAATCTGGTGTACGTAAGTCATTGGGGAGCAGGTGTAGTTTCAGTGATAAATGGAACTAATAATCATGTGATAGTAGACATACCTACCAATGCTGGCTCGTGGGGAATAGTAACAAATCCTCTAACAAACAAGATCTTCCAGACAAACGAACAGACTGGAGAAATTTTTGAAATAGATGGAAATACGAATACTGTCATAAATAAATTCAATTCAGGTATTGCTGCTCAATACCTAGCGATAAATCCAGTAACAAACAAACTCTATGTTTCAAGCCTATTTTCAAACAATCTTGAAGTGATTGATATCCCTACAGTGAACACAGGTCAACCACTCCCATCAAACTATACAAGTCAGTTTCCAAGCTATGCAAATATGACCAATGTGATAAAGATTACACCGCAACAGCTTGCCAATTTGATTGGAAACAATACTAACCTAAGCATAACTCCAAAACAACTGTCAGAAATGATGGGCAACAGCACGAATCTTAACATGAGTCCAGAACAGTTATCAAAAATTCTAGGAAACGACTCAGCATTGTCAAAATACCTCAACAGTACAACCCTGCAAGATTCAGAAATGACGATAACTCCAAAACAACTGTCAGAAATGATGGGCAACAGCACGAATCTTAACATGAGTCCAGAACAATTATCAAAAATTCTAGGGGACAATGCCACACTTGATCTAACTCCCAACACATTACAAGAATTTTTGAATAACAAGACGATGGGAAATTTCAATGCTAGTCTTTCATTTTCGCCCAGTGAATTGGCAAATCTGACCAAATCTCTGGACCGCATCAAAGAAAGTAACTTTACAGGCATTAATCAGACTAGTTTTAACGATACACTTCTACATGTAATATGTATTGTAAAGTCAGGCGAGTTGAGCAAGCTTTTTGACAGCATGGCAATACCACTATCAAGCTGTCAAATTAAAGAGTAG
- a CDS encoding tetratricopeptide repeat protein, whose protein sequence is MSLEDEKTHIQLNVMTRILEKELSSIGLLTDFDLIQSQTPINIERCLPEIILYEQIIRKSLLKEIRKQHGFDKVFFGMINFHYNSKKYSKALELLDFMLLIIPSNFKIHYNKGRLYELLDQPKKALECYEAVLKIKPDHVSALYKKSLIDTQFRKQDEAVISLDRLVTIDPKNSTAYYDKAIILLKKNNFEDAITCFDKVLDTKPRHVEALYHKGIALETLAQYPDSLECYEAVLKIKPDHVSALHHEKMLCDKICHTNCSPEVLDRIIEINPKHVLAQYNKGILHLKTGQCTDAITCFDKVLDTKPRHLSALYNKGVALESLSRFEEALKCYETILDARPDHVSALYSKSVLDARAGRYNQAITSLDRLVMINPKHVLALFDKSVLLLEVNQFKEAITYLNKVLEINPVHLSALYNKGVALESLSRFEEALKCYESVINIKPDHASALSHRKSLFDKLGSYSKGMMLFEIGQFEEAIMYFNDILNSYPKYIPALYSKGIASESLSDFDEALTCYQSIINQNPQYKEVILQAGRILASLERHDEAIEHYDLVLKSNPNNASALYCKSFSTLKQGKEKELIPLIEHMISLDSRYVTFLQNETDFEKYLKV, encoded by the coding sequence ATGAGTCTGGAGGATGAAAAAACACACATTCAGTTAAATGTGATGACAAGGATACTGGAAAAGGAATTGTCCTCAATAGGACTATTGACAGACTTTGACTTGATCCAGTCACAAACACCAATTAATATTGAAAGGTGTCTGCCTGAAATAATACTTTATGAGCAAATTATAAGAAAATCATTACTTAAAGAGATAAGAAAACAACATGGATTCGATAAAGTATTTTTCGGCATGATAAACTTTCATTATAACTCAAAAAAATACTCAAAGGCATTAGAACTTTTAGATTTTATGCTACTAATCATCCCTAGTAATTTCAAGATTCATTACAACAAGGGGAGATTGTATGAATTATTAGACCAACCGAAAAAAGCACTAGAATGCTATGAGGCTGTATTGAAGATAAAACCAGACCATGTATCTGCGTTATATAAGAAGAGTCTGATTGATACGCAATTTAGAAAACAAGATGAAGCAGTAATATCCTTAGATAGACTAGTCACGATAGATCCCAAAAACTCGACTGCGTACTATGATAAGGCAATCATTCTACTAAAAAAGAATAATTTTGAAGATGCAATAACATGTTTTGACAAGGTGCTTGATACAAAACCAAGGCATGTTGAAGCATTATACCACAAAGGCATTGCATTAGAAACTTTAGCACAATACCCTGATTCACTAGAATGCTATGAGGCTGTATTGAAGATAAAACCAGACCACGTATCTGCATTACATCATGAAAAAATGCTCTGTGATAAGATATGCCATACCAATTGTTCGCCTGAAGTATTAGATAGAATAATAGAGATAAACCCAAAACATGTTTTGGCCCAGTATAACAAGGGAATATTACATCTCAAAACAGGACAATGTACAGATGCAATAACATGTTTTGACAAGGTGCTGGATACAAAACCAAGACACTTGTCTGCATTATACAACAAGGGAGTTGCCTTGGAATCGTTGTCAAGATTTGAAGAGGCGTTGAAGTGTTATGAAACAATATTGGATGCAAGACCAGACCATGTATCTGCATTATACAGCAAGAGTGTGCTTGATGCAAGGGCTGGAAGATACAACCAAGCAATAACATCGTTGGATAGACTAGTAATGATAAACCCAAAACATGTTTTGGCATTGTTTGACAAGAGTGTGTTATTACTGGAGGTGAATCAATTTAAAGAAGCAATCACATATTTGAACAAGGTTTTAGAAATAAACCCGGTACACTTGTCTGCATTGTACAACAAAGGGGTTGCCTTGGAATCGTTGTCAAGATTTGAAGAGGCGTTGAAGTGTTATGAATCAGTGATAAATATCAAACCGGATCATGCATCTGCTTTATCACATAGAAAATCATTATTTGATAAATTAGGCTCATATAGTAAAGGCATGATGCTATTTGAAATTGGGCAATTTGAGGAAGCAATTATGTATTTTAACGACATATTGAATTCTTATCCAAAATACATACCTGCACTATACAGTAAGGGAATTGCATCAGAATCATTGTCCGATTTTGATGAGGCCCTAACATGCTATCAATCAATAATAAATCAAAATCCTCAGTATAAGGAAGTGATCTTACAAGCTGGAAGAATTTTAGCTTCTTTAGAAAGACATGACGAGGCGATAGAACACTATGATTTGGTTTTAAAATCAAACCCGAATAATGCTAGTGCATTATATTGCAAATCATTCAGTACACTCAAACAAGGAAAAGAGAAGGAACTAATACCATTGATTGAGCACATGATTTCATTAGATTCTAGATATGTCACATTCTTGCAAAATGAAACAGATTTTGAGAAATATTTGAAAGTCTGA
- a CDS encoding response regulator, producing MTLRILVAEDYKDLADSYKIALEGRGHEVIMTGNGIECQRTYKQYTKQMDGQIKPYFDVVILDQNMPGMDGIETAKEIQKVNSKQRILFITGYGIEVIQKLKQLTSNASVMNKPFTVEALLAEVEGWPVSKLREMLKKGLKEWDGHTGTSVPVGPSRAG from the coding sequence GTGACTCTTAGAATATTGGTTGCAGAAGATTACAAAGATTTGGCAGACTCGTATAAAATTGCACTAGAAGGAAGAGGTCACGAGGTAATCATGACAGGAAACGGTATAGAATGTCAAAGAACATACAAACAATATACAAAACAAATGGACGGTCAGATAAAACCATATTTTGATGTGGTCATACTTGATCAAAACATGCCAGGAATGGATGGAATTGAGACTGCAAAAGAAATTCAAAAAGTAAATTCAAAGCAAAGAATACTTTTCATAACTGGATACGGAATAGAGGTGATACAAAAGCTCAAGCAATTAACAAGTAACGCATCAGTTATGAATAAACCATTTACTGTTGAAGCTTTGCTTGCGGAAGTTGAAGGATGGCCAGTCTCAAAATTGCGTGAAATGTTAAAAAAAGGATTGAAGGAGTGGGATGGACATACCGGCACGTCAGTTCCAGTAGGCCCTAGCAGAGCAGGGTAA
- a CDS encoding response regulator yields the protein MKDWSLRILVAEDYKDLADSYKIALEERGHLVITTRDGIECLQIYNDYVKQGTDNEKPYFDVVILDQNMPGMDGIDVAKEIQKINFKQRIIFITGYGNSLIKKLRQLSETVEVMNKPFTLQALITQIEGWPIYLWREKAKQGFKGWDGYEGTSVPVGPSRTG from the coding sequence TTGAAAGATTGGTCGCTGAGGATACTGGTAGCAGAAGATTACAAAGATTTGGCAGACTCGTATAAAATTGCACTAGAAGAAAGAGGACATCTAGTAATAACAACAAGAGATGGTATTGAATGCCTACAGATATACAATGATTACGTAAAACAAGGCACTGATAATGAAAAACCATATTTTGATGTGGTCATACTTGACCAAAACATGCCAGGAATGGATGGAATTGATGTGGCAAAAGAGATACAAAAAATAAATTTCAAGCAAAGAATAATCTTCATAACAGGATATGGTAACAGTCTGATAAAAAAACTCAGACAATTAAGTGAGACAGTTGAGGTCATGAACAAACCATTTACATTACAAGCCCTAATCACACAAATTGAAGGCTGGCCAATTTATCTATGGAGAGAGAAGGCCAAACAAGGATTCAAAGGGTGGGATGGATACGAAGGCACTTCGGTCCCAGTTGGTCCAAGCAGAACTGGTTGA
- a CDS encoding sensor histidine kinase, whose translation MQNHKTSTSLRIGISVAMIIMMLGLALALNAFTTYAITNQMKVLSNLNMPVSQEVTRIYAIQQMQQHDISDMVTYQKMSSKANYEISKSQFESHDQEWNYEVKKIKDLIDTFLNYGSDYGTAGNISTLSTNLNDIESAHLQYVQKVDQIFGTYGGNTNNLNSVVTGLETQQSQISLRIILLNDEVQKLTDNLNAGVDESKQKAFTWQLIIITSAGIMSLALGYFLNLINKDLVREVIRKTRSLQKANKKLEKMNILKDDFINVASHELKSPLHPIYGFVELAQNGDIGADEALAGISKQARQLEEIANRILDISRIDNGSLYLSYEKFDLSNLLLEITSSQGLNLNEKIKIETSLEKGIDVEADRVRIGQVVRNLLNNALKFTEDGIIRVIIRYNLQKNLVEVTIRDCGQGIHPEILPKLFNKFITKGPKTESWKGNGLGLYLSREIINAHGGHIFAYNNKEAGATFKFTIPIMRHINAIELHEKIMN comes from the coding sequence TTGCAAAATCACAAGACAAGCACCAGCTTAAGAATTGGGATATCAGTTGCAATGATAATAATGATGTTGGGTCTTGCATTAGCCCTTAATGCTTTTACAACATATGCGATTACAAACCAGATGAAGGTCTTATCAAATTTGAACATGCCGGTGAGTCAAGAAGTAACACGAATATATGCAATACAGCAAATGCAACAACATGATATTTCCGACATGGTAACATATCAAAAAATGTCTAGCAAGGCAAACTATGAAATTTCAAAAAGCCAATTCGAGTCACATGATCAGGAGTGGAATTATGAAGTCAAAAAAATCAAAGATCTGATAGATACATTTCTAAATTATGGATCAGACTATGGAACTGCAGGGAATATTTCAACTCTGAGTACAAACTTAAATGATATAGAATCAGCACATTTGCAATACGTGCAGAAAGTAGATCAGATCTTTGGTACATATGGAGGTAACACAAATAACTTGAATTCTGTTGTAACAGGTTTGGAAACACAACAGAGCCAAATTAGCCTGAGAATAATCCTGTTAAATGACGAAGTTCAGAAATTAACTGACAATCTTAACGCAGGAGTTGATGAGAGCAAGCAGAAAGCATTTACGTGGCAGTTGATAATAATTACGTCAGCTGGGATAATGTCCTTAGCTTTGGGATATTTCCTCAATTTGATAAACAAAGACTTGGTACGAGAGGTGATTAGAAAGACAAGGTCACTTCAAAAAGCAAACAAAAAACTAGAAAAGATGAATATTTTAAAAGATGATTTCATAAACGTTGCATCACATGAGTTAAAGAGTCCTCTTCACCCAATATACGGTTTTGTGGAACTTGCACAAAACGGAGACATTGGAGCAGATGAGGCTCTTGCTGGAATATCAAAACAAGCAAGACAATTAGAAGAAATAGCCAACAGAATTCTAGACATTAGTAGAATAGACAATGGATCATTGTATTTATCATATGAAAAGTTTGATCTTAGTAACCTTCTATTGGAGATAACTTCATCACAGGGATTAAATCTAAATGAAAAAATAAAAATTGAAACAAGTCTTGAAAAAGGAATAGATGTAGAAGCAGACAGAGTGAGAATCGGCCAGGTGGTTCGTAATTTACTAAATAACGCATTAAAGTTTACTGAGGATGGAATCATACGAGTCATTATACGATATAATTTACAAAAGAATTTGGTCGAAGTCACCATAAGGGATTGTGGTCAAGGCATACATCCCGAGATACTACCAAAATTGTTCAACAAGTTCATAACAAAAGGACCCAAAACAGAATCTTGGAAAGGTAATGGACTTGGGTTATATCTTAGTAGAGAAATAATAAATGCGCATGGTGGACATATTTTTGCATATAACAACAAAGAAGCTGGCGCTACATTCAAATTCACAATCCCAATTATGCGGCATATAAATGCCATAGAATTGCATGAAAAAATAATGAATTAA
- a CDS encoding response regulator, whose amino-acid sequence MGLRILAADDNEFAGLQYKKIFEKHQHDITIAKDGEACVEIYKKKLDENRSDADPFNVILLDFVMPKKNGVRVAKEILELRPHQKIIFVSAFGNGILDDASIFLKDDVEIIQKPFSLEFLVNKIESSHALRNMR is encoded by the coding sequence ATGGGATTACGCATCTTAGCCGCAGACGACAACGAGTTTGCAGGACTACAGTATAAAAAAATCTTCGAGAAACACCAACATGACATAACAATAGCAAAGGATGGCGAGGCATGTGTTGAGATATACAAGAAAAAACTTGACGAGAATCGATCTGATGCGGATCCATTCAATGTAATTTTACTGGATTTTGTAATGCCAAAGAAGAATGGAGTGCGAGTAGCAAAAGAAATCTTGGAATTGCGCCCTCATCAAAAGATAATTTTTGTCTCGGCCTTTGGAAACGGTATTCTAGATGACGCCTCGATATTTCTAAAAGATGACGTAGAGATAATCCAAAAGCCATTTTCTCTAGAGTTTTTGGTTAATAAGATAGAAAGTAGCCACGCACTAAGAAATATGCGCTAA
- a CDS encoding ribbon-helix-helix domain-containing protein codes for MSDTLTLDLPHAMIQGIDKACKKDGYTSQEFIRTAISKMLFEQFKPAPESNVLVAKETMVSNDNVNNPCYEIPLERIIAVRYTLDDGKIIHIMRGKKSC; via the coding sequence TTGTCTGATACGTTAACACTAGATCTTCCACATGCCATGATCCAAGGCATTGATAAAGCTTGTAAAAAAGACGGGTATACAAGCCAAGAATTTATCCGGACTGCAATATCCAAGATGCTTTTTGAGCAGTTCAAACCAGCTCCCGAATCAAACGTTCTTGTCGCAAAAGAGACGATGGTATCAAATGATAATGTAAACAATCCATGTTATGAGATTCCATTAGAAAGAATAATTGCTGTAAGATATACTCTTGACGATGGAAAAATAATACACATAATGCGTGGAAAAAAATCCTGCTGA
- a CDS encoding sensor histidine kinase — translation MSQSQPEPQKTLLEDLSTLTGKAFKELDATRCELQEKERRLTNIANESMEKIKELSTINHDLQDKVGFLLDISASLNKKNDELIRSNLELEKQKFHYDQMTRDLKSKLDTVLSKEKELSMQRDFLAKQVDEKTQDLINAEKFTVIGELAARLAHDLRNPLSVVKNTMDIMRAKPNMRIEEKLPHFGRFDRAIQRMTHQIDDVLNFVKRSELLLQQTSLLSMVDSAISNTLLPPEVLILKPHTDIAINCDSRKLEAVFSNLISNAVQAMDDKGEIKIRVMDLGYNIQIEFEDTGPGIPLEIQSKIFDPLFTTKQTGTGLGLSICKNIVEQHGGTLTVKSPPTVFTVRLPKNIAPKYNLDGNYTL, via the coding sequence TTGTCGCAATCTCAGCCTGAGCCACAGAAGACTCTTTTAGAAGATCTAAGTACATTAACTGGTAAAGCCTTCAAAGAGCTTGATGCAACAAGGTGTGAATTACAAGAAAAAGAACGACGTCTGACAAATATTGCAAACGAATCGATGGAGAAGATCAAAGAATTATCTACCATCAACCATGATTTACAAGACAAGGTGGGGTTTTTACTTGATATTAGCGCATCTTTGAATAAGAAAAATGACGAATTAATCAGGTCTAATCTAGAACTTGAGAAGCAGAAATTTCATTATGATCAAATGACTAGGGATTTAAAGTCTAAATTAGACACTGTACTATCAAAAGAAAAAGAATTATCTATGCAACGAGACTTTCTCGCAAAACAAGTGGATGAAAAGACACAAGATCTTATAAACGCTGAAAAATTCACAGTGATAGGAGAATTGGCAGCAAGGCTTGCACATGACCTCCGAAATCCATTATCTGTTGTTAAAAATACAATGGACATAATGAGAGCAAAACCAAACATGCGTATTGAGGAAAAATTACCACATTTTGGAAGGTTTGACAGAGCCATTCAGAGAATGACGCATCAGATAGACGATGTTCTAAACTTTGTAAAAAGATCTGAACTCTTGTTACAACAAACATCATTACTTTCAATGGTTGACAGTGCAATTAGTAATACCCTGTTGCCTCCTGAAGTTTTAATATTAAAACCACATACTGACATAGCAATAAATTGTGATTCGCGAAAACTCGAAGCTGTATTTTCCAACTTGATAAGTAATGCAGTACAAGCAATGGATGATAAGGGGGAAATAAAGATCCGTGTAATGGATTTAGGTTATAACATACAGATTGAATTTGAAGATACCGGTCCTGGGATTCCACTTGAAATCCAGTCAAAGATATTTGATCCATTGTTCACTACAAAACAAACCGGCACTGGTCTAGGACTTTCAATATGTAAAAATATTGTAGAACAGCATGGTGGTACACTAACAGTAAAGTCACCACCAACTGTTTTCACCGTAAGATTGCCGAAAAACATAGCTCCCAAGTATAATCTGGATGGTAATTATACTCTCTAG
- a CDS encoding universal stress protein, which translates to MFKHIFVPYDGSNYSKHAFQVALEIATKFGSKITLVTCLFRPPEDESFYISEHIKNMDSLKNNAIIDLARLQEIAKVNKISADVHVMSCNSAVEALTTFANSNKVDLIVMGTRGNTGFKPLLLGSVSIGVSQHATCPILLVK; encoded by the coding sequence GTGTTCAAACACATTTTTGTGCCATATGACGGTTCCAATTATTCAAAGCATGCATTTCAGGTAGCATTAGAAATTGCAACAAAATTTGGATCCAAAATTACACTTGTCACCTGTTTGTTTAGGCCGCCTGAAGATGAATCGTTTTACATTTCAGAGCACATAAAGAATATGGACAGTCTAAAAAATAATGCAATAATAGATCTAGCAAGGCTACAAGAAATTGCAAAAGTAAACAAGATTTCTGCAGATGTGCATGTCATGTCATGTAATTCAGCAGTTGAAGCGTTGACAACATTTGCCAATTCCAACAAAGTTGATCTCATAGTCATGGGGACCAGAGGAAATACTGGATTCAAGCCACTGCTCTTAGGTAGTGTTTCAATAGGAGTGTCTCAACATGCAACATGTCCAATACTTCTTGTAAAGTAA